A stretch of Geomonas oryzisoli DNA encodes these proteins:
- a CDS encoding PKD domain-containing protein, translating to MRKTLSVALAILAASLLMVSPDAQAAHPKPGETGYRGIQFNPAMAGIPLLDYFSMSPIRPYGPAVDGRYKGLAPFGIRASCNLCHFDIVANENKNRHATMSYNKIVLPEYGYGYDKEKPWVSGPGKFGRWSPVYNRQLGNMNTTYATEADLVKKLDLGAFEFTTECGVCHVGGGPGITNPYGFTFSWRVSSYFGKDLGAGGVHSNLDNEFRNQSIANDFIFPLPLSSPYYPRRVPLNPWDFFVANDTVQQVDWAQWGSNGTLQLDCLMCHLQGYDHLARNEEITRYQRLYNAGTVGSGLAVLDAAAGDGFSMDYDASQVMVASDGNLYLDFSFTDRITRFPQAGNCVHCHMPTAVKNQAGVDWKKQFYAYDAVPSDDPANPGNVKPARYLSDMVKRGDIWNSDELHKGLQCSGCHSQTGKFQAWKSNDANYMHSPGKGYDPMGEGADEFGGTVKFCYDCHVLKGDVNGDGVTDTDWFYAPVPDNSHSKAGLMAKIVPGAKRLDDKGAEVQFTGSHLDIISCTSCHIQKRYAAARSIDYSTGAQFFNFVGNALDQSSGPERVDLAYSWKETVPKLRADGTPNPLWRRLIYPFNYVTGIYWNNVGSKDANGDGFTTGMSNNGKIVAADPFFQRAVKENFRFGVNQENNRIPTGLTGNTGFDSQSVKNADGAVMFTRPAEIEAYRSQVTTKDPGLVPQLVLESEPYLITHNVLSTGQFALGKTATGSNGVTIYGCSDCHGGTGGVYNGSINMIGKAKAPDSSTIPVTVRWNSNGQVAAKAVSWDRDGIRRSISFADTVAKSTRDISRSEFLGYDASRVAALNAIDPAAYGLGLPPVPAINAIADADSTQFGTQVVIGLPVALSCPPAQFLDANKNGKYDAGETLVGQVSYAWGSSDSGAVITGGNSQNASIVFGSTGAKTITLTVTDEEGITRTTSTSVTAIVPPISISWEPVSDTATFTSFPAGTAYMKIYWGDGLISTVTTNTPSVSVVHHYSTGTAKQIKVYCYNSGGGQLGYATKIITP from the coding sequence ATGAGAAAAACGTTGTCCGTCGCACTCGCTATACTGGCAGCATCACTTCTGATGGTGTCACCGGATGCACAAGCTGCACACCCTAAACCCGGCGAGACCGGGTACCGCGGCATTCAGTTCAACCCCGCCATGGCCGGGATCCCGCTTCTGGACTACTTCAGCATGTCGCCGATCAGGCCATACGGGCCGGCCGTCGACGGTCGGTACAAGGGGTTGGCCCCCTTCGGGATTCGCGCCAGCTGCAACCTTTGTCACTTCGACATCGTGGCGAACGAGAACAAGAATCGCCATGCCACTATGTCCTACAACAAGATCGTCCTTCCCGAGTACGGCTACGGCTACGACAAGGAGAAACCCTGGGTCTCCGGCCCGGGCAAATTCGGCAGGTGGTCCCCCGTCTACAACCGGCAGCTGGGCAACATGAACACCACCTACGCCACCGAAGCCGACCTGGTGAAGAAACTGGACCTCGGAGCCTTCGAATTCACCACGGAATGCGGTGTCTGCCACGTGGGCGGCGGTCCGGGGATTACCAACCCCTACGGCTTCACCTTCTCCTGGCGCGTCAGCAGTTATTTCGGCAAGGATTTGGGTGCCGGCGGCGTGCACAGCAACCTCGACAACGAATTCCGCAACCAATCCATCGCCAACGACTTCATCTTCCCTCTGCCGCTTTCAAGCCCTTACTACCCCCGGCGCGTTCCTTTGAACCCGTGGGATTTCTTCGTCGCCAACGACACGGTGCAGCAGGTCGACTGGGCGCAGTGGGGGAGCAACGGGACCTTGCAGCTCGATTGCCTTATGTGCCACCTCCAGGGGTACGACCACCTGGCCCGCAACGAGGAGATCACCCGCTACCAGCGCCTCTATAACGCAGGGACCGTCGGTTCCGGGCTTGCGGTGCTCGATGCCGCGGCCGGCGACGGTTTCAGCATGGATTACGATGCAAGCCAGGTGATGGTGGCAAGCGACGGCAACCTTTACCTCGACTTTTCCTTCACCGACCGCATCACCCGCTTCCCGCAGGCGGGCAACTGCGTGCACTGCCACATGCCCACCGCGGTGAAAAACCAGGCCGGTGTGGATTGGAAGAAGCAGTTCTACGCCTACGATGCCGTCCCCTCCGACGACCCGGCCAACCCCGGCAACGTGAAGCCGGCCCGCTACCTGAGCGACATGGTGAAGCGGGGCGACATCTGGAACTCCGACGAGTTGCACAAGGGGCTGCAGTGCTCCGGCTGCCATTCCCAGACCGGGAAGTTCCAGGCGTGGAAATCGAACGACGCGAACTACATGCACAGCCCCGGCAAGGGGTACGACCCCATGGGCGAAGGCGCTGACGAGTTCGGCGGCACGGTCAAGTTCTGCTATGACTGCCACGTCCTCAAAGGCGACGTGAACGGCGACGGCGTGACCGATACCGACTGGTTCTACGCCCCGGTCCCGGACAACTCCCACAGCAAGGCGGGGCTGATGGCCAAGATCGTGCCGGGGGCCAAGCGCCTGGACGACAAGGGCGCGGAGGTGCAGTTCACCGGCAGCCACCTCGACATCATCTCCTGCACCAGCTGCCATATCCAGAAGCGCTACGCCGCCGCGCGTTCCATCGACTACAGCACCGGCGCCCAGTTCTTCAACTTCGTCGGCAACGCACTGGACCAAAGCTCAGGGCCCGAGCGGGTCGATTTGGCCTACAGCTGGAAGGAGACCGTCCCCAAGCTGCGCGCCGACGGGACGCCCAACCCCCTTTGGCGGCGCCTCATCTATCCCTTCAACTACGTCACCGGCATCTACTGGAACAACGTGGGGTCCAAGGACGCCAACGGCGACGGGTTCACCACGGGGATGAGCAACAACGGAAAGATCGTGGCGGCGGACCCGTTTTTCCAAAGAGCGGTAAAGGAGAACTTCCGGTTCGGTGTGAACCAGGAGAACAACAGGATTCCCACCGGGCTCACCGGCAACACCGGCTTCGACTCCCAGTCCGTCAAAAACGCCGACGGCGCCGTGATGTTCACCCGTCCCGCCGAGATCGAGGCCTACCGCTCACAGGTGACCACCAAAGATCCCGGTCTGGTACCGCAGCTCGTGCTGGAATCGGAGCCGTACCTGATCACGCATAACGTCCTTTCCACCGGTCAGTTCGCCCTGGGCAAGACCGCTACCGGCAGCAACGGGGTCACCATCTACGGCTGCTCCGACTGCCACGGCGGCACCGGCGGCGTCTACAACGGCAGCATCAACATGATCGGCAAGGCAAAAGCCCCGGACAGCTCGACCATCCCCGTCACCGTCAGATGGAACAGCAACGGGCAGGTCGCGGCCAAGGCCGTTTCCTGGGACCGAGACGGCATCAGGCGCAGCATCAGCTTCGCCGACACCGTGGCCAAAAGCACCCGGGACATCAGCCGCTCGGAGTTCCTCGGGTATGACGCGTCCAGGGTCGCGGCGTTGAACGCCATCGATCCGGCCGCCTACGGGCTCGGCCTCCCTCCCGTTCCGGCCATCAACGCGATCGCCGATGCCGACAGCACCCAGTTCGGCACTCAGGTGGTGATAGGCCTGCCGGTTGCCCTGTCCTGCCCGCCGGCCCAGTTCCTGGATGCCAACAAAAACGGCAAATACGACGCCGGCGAGACGCTGGTGGGGCAGGTGAGCTACGCCTGGGGCAGCTCGGACTCCGGCGCGGTGATCACCGGCGGCAACTCCCAGAACGCCTCCATCGTCTTCGGCTCCACCGGCGCGAAGACCATCACCCTCACCGTGACCGACGAGGAGGGGATCACCCGTACCACGTCCACCAGCGTCACCGCCATCGTGCCCCCCATCTCCATCAGTTGGGAGCCGGTCAGCGACACGGCGACCTTCACGAGCTTCCCGGCAGGCACGGCATACATGAAGATCTACTGGGGCGACGGCTTGATCAGCACGGTCACCACCAACACCCCCTCCGTTTCTGTGGTGCACCACTACTCGACCGGCACCGCGAAACAGATCAAGGTGTACTGTTACAATTCCGGTGGAGGACAATTGGGGTACGCGACGAAGATCATCACACCCTGA
- a CDS encoding PKD domain-containing protein → MADYQLNGSGQYINYMQPGVDGFANFLKGGNDAYGNAYPKVDMSLWDQATMCGTCHVGGVFYEQDRMGTRLPARALADWGPAFMGQAPNLNPITATVWENYSSTGMDKSFVAMSPWVYPVYMGMGGAPDPNLPDGGPMIVPNGWAPKDMTMANNNGGAPYTVKAGQLMMPNVKEMDCLFCHLKGYDNVSASVMVQAGSLSATPTTGAGLFDMFSLSPTYMGYDPNSGKSSFVKISDTPMGAMLPQMGFASYSSHELVFLTAKVTDQIKGKPDENNCHQCHATKTLKNFPEMFGVTGTSTGFLSSAPMVYDPANGVGPLGKKMVNYDINAPFMRSGTSPVVTGQNAGTMMMAGLTYPQAMGPSPFNALDPTKGEIGGGNMAMTGPLYYSTMDGKPVDQNILKRSTMPFPRAEWFKRGDAWQTGQDVHGSFGCAGCHFTGNSTDKNQCDPARGFDAASTIQDGLPAFKERAPVVEGGDLAATIKKHDTRNTIKRCEFCHVTGTDYQGNAIDTFGAPDPTTAHTKAGLMANLTQVVNQMGLHGQYGGKGVPRLSNFTTQEDGKVAGGTVLGRGNHLDVMDCTVCHVNKVSMAVRSLDASSGMRFPAIVGTDPERGMLGLFEDPTGMGADVTKMGGELKPWKPVVMWQPYGNMELPLSMDNAPKTDMQFRRKLYLTNPITAVLWNNESGSVDANGDGVPGGLLIGDADLAGNHHLDAQGNDITKPSLRGYRDIFTGDVPDANNTSGFEKPIFDPWIMRDLKSGFNFMPGPLSVISTGFGGFGTPANMTDPTAGAYQSLYNPQTGRFANDNWKYASVWSGAVVFTEPDQIRGYKNYRSAIKNATDGKSWDGTTLTLIGAPFMVTHGVKPTAIYAKGKTGCADCHASGKGFFKGSFDMIGPALPSTQSYDPSNSPILDPYDNLVVDAATGEPMRHTAQGWSIEGDDGNMMMRPLEPVRIKAYKGDLTGYFEGYNKLGQPREINFVHDVNVGGVDYSYASTIERADILYPEEDGAMYYKAGELDAKGHLVGTPTAMTGLEFATYLETGVATDLAAYGIGVDPVAAINPLVDDNASQFGVQWVKAKDHAVSAPLAQPNSTNTGDVGTVTYQWTTSENNTVLTGRNATLNFATTGSKTIYLTVSDEEGKVRTVSTTVNVIEPTISITYAGSTATFESLPTGTASAKIYWGDGGVTTKSGITTTTITVNHTYATKTAKTIKIYCYSNTGVQLGYMQAVVYP, encoded by the coding sequence GTGGCGGATTATCAGCTGAACGGTAGCGGTCAGTACATCAACTACATGCAGCCGGGTGTTGACGGCTTTGCGAACTTCCTTAAAGGCGGCAACGACGCCTACGGCAACGCGTACCCGAAGGTCGACATGTCCCTGTGGGATCAGGCTACCATGTGCGGTACCTGCCACGTGGGCGGCGTCTTCTACGAGCAGGACCGGATGGGCACCCGCCTCCCGGCCAGGGCACTGGCCGACTGGGGCCCGGCCTTCATGGGGCAGGCACCCAACCTCAACCCGATCACCGCGACCGTGTGGGAGAACTACTCCTCCACCGGTATGGACAAATCCTTCGTCGCCATGTCTCCCTGGGTCTACCCGGTCTACATGGGGATGGGCGGCGCGCCTGACCCGAACCTCCCGGACGGCGGCCCGATGATCGTTCCCAACGGTTGGGCACCCAAAGACATGACCATGGCCAACAACAACGGCGGCGCTCCCTACACCGTCAAGGCCGGCCAGCTCATGATGCCGAACGTCAAGGAGATGGACTGCCTGTTCTGCCACCTCAAGGGCTACGACAACGTCAGCGCCTCCGTGATGGTCCAGGCCGGTTCCCTCTCGGCCACCCCGACCACCGGCGCCGGGCTCTTCGACATGTTCTCCCTGTCGCCGACCTACATGGGGTACGACCCGAACAGCGGCAAGTCCTCCTTCGTGAAGATCAGTGACACCCCGATGGGCGCCATGCTGCCGCAGATGGGCTTCGCGAGCTATTCGTCCCACGAGCTGGTCTTCCTGACCGCCAAGGTCACCGACCAGATCAAAGGAAAGCCTGACGAGAACAACTGCCACCAGTGCCACGCCACCAAGACCCTGAAGAACTTCCCCGAGATGTTCGGCGTCACCGGCACCAGCACCGGCTTCCTCTCCTCCGCACCGATGGTGTACGACCCGGCTAACGGCGTCGGCCCCCTGGGCAAGAAGATGGTCAACTACGACATCAACGCGCCCTTCATGAGAAGCGGCACCTCCCCGGTGGTGACCGGCCAGAACGCCGGCACCATGATGATGGCCGGCCTCACCTACCCGCAGGCGATGGGCCCCTCTCCGTTCAACGCCCTGGATCCGACCAAGGGTGAGATCGGCGGCGGCAACATGGCCATGACCGGCCCGCTGTACTACTCGACCATGGACGGCAAGCCCGTCGACCAGAACATCCTGAAGCGCTCCACCATGCCGTTCCCCCGCGCCGAGTGGTTCAAGCGCGGCGACGCATGGCAGACCGGCCAGGATGTTCACGGCTCCTTCGGCTGCGCCGGTTGCCACTTCACCGGCAACTCCACCGACAAGAACCAGTGCGACCCGGCCCGCGGCTTCGATGCGGCCTCCACCATCCAGGACGGCCTGCCGGCGTTCAAGGAGCGCGCTCCGGTCGTCGAGGGTGGCGATCTCGCTGCCACCATCAAAAAGCATGACACCCGCAACACCATCAAGCGCTGCGAGTTCTGCCATGTGACCGGCACCGACTACCAGGGCAACGCCATCGACACCTTCGGCGCGCCCGACCCGACCACCGCCCACACCAAGGCAGGCCTCATGGCCAACCTCACCCAGGTTGTCAACCAGATGGGGCTCCACGGCCAGTACGGCGGCAAAGGGGTGCCCAGGCTGTCCAACTTCACCACCCAGGAAGACGGCAAGGTTGCCGGTGGTACCGTCCTTGGCCGGGGTAACCACCTCGACGTCATGGACTGCACCGTCTGCCACGTGAACAAGGTCAGCATGGCCGTTCGTTCGCTCGATGCCAGCTCCGGCATGCGCTTCCCGGCCATCGTCGGCACCGACCCCGAGAGGGGGATGCTCGGTCTGTTCGAGGACCCGACCGGCATGGGCGCAGACGTAACCAAGATGGGCGGCGAGCTCAAGCCGTGGAAACCGGTTGTCATGTGGCAGCCTTACGGCAACATGGAACTGCCGCTTAGCATGGATAACGCCCCGAAAACCGACATGCAGTTCCGTCGCAAGCTGTACCTGACCAACCCGATCACCGCAGTGCTTTGGAACAACGAGAGCGGTTCGGTCGATGCCAACGGCGACGGCGTGCCGGGCGGCCTGCTGATCGGCGATGCCGACCTGGCGGGTAACCACCACCTCGATGCCCAGGGCAACGACATCACCAAACCGTCGCTTAGGGGCTACCGCGACATCTTCACCGGTGACGTTCCCGACGCGAACAACACCTCCGGGTTCGAGAAGCCGATCTTCGACCCGTGGATCATGCGCGACCTGAAGTCCGGCTTCAACTTCATGCCGGGACCGCTTTCCGTAATCTCCACCGGCTTCGGTGGCTTCGGCACCCCGGCCAACATGACCGACCCGACCGCCGGCGCATACCAGAGCCTGTACAACCCGCAGACCGGCAGGTTCGCCAACGACAACTGGAAGTACGCGTCCGTCTGGAGTGGTGCGGTGGTCTTCACCGAGCCGGACCAGATCCGCGGCTACAAGAACTACCGCAGCGCCATCAAGAACGCCACCGACGGCAAATCCTGGGATGGCACCACCCTCACCCTGATCGGCGCGCCGTTCATGGTGACCCACGGCGTGAAACCGACCGCCATCTACGCCAAGGGTAAAACCGGCTGTGCCGATTGCCATGCCAGCGGCAAAGGCTTCTTCAAAGGGAGCTTCGACATGATCGGTCCGGCGCTTCCGTCCACCCAGAGCTACGACCCGAGCAACTCCCCGATCCTTGACCCCTACGACAACCTGGTAGTCGACGCGGCTACCGGCGAGCCGATGCGTCACACCGCCCAGGGGTGGAGCATCGAGGGTGACGACGGCAACATGATGATGCGTCCGCTTGAGCCGGTCCGCATCAAGGCCTACAAGGGCGACCTCACCGGTTACTTCGAGGGCTACAACAAACTCGGCCAGCCGCGTGAAATCAACTTCGTCCATGACGTCAACGTAGGCGGAGTCGACTACAGCTACGCCTCCACCATCGAGCGTGCCGACATCCTCTATCCCGAGGAAGACGGTGCGATGTACTACAAGGCCGGCGAGCTCGACGCGAAAGGGCACTTGGTCGGCACCCCGACCGCTATGACCGGCCTCGAGTTCGCAACCTACCTCGAAACCGGCGTGGCCACCGACCTCGCCGCCTACGGCATCGGGGTCGACCCGGTGGCGGCCATCAACCCGCTCGTCGACGACAACGCCAGCCAGTTCGGCGTGCAGTGGGTCAAGGCGAAGGACCACGCAGTCAGCGCACCCCTTGCCCAGCCCAACAGCACCAACACCGGCGACGTCGGCACCGTTACCTACCAGTGGACCACCTCCGAGAACAACACGGTCCTCACCGGCAGGAACGCCACCCTCAACTTCGCCACCACCGGCAGCAAGACCATCTACCTGACGGTGTCCGATGAAGAGGGCAAGGTGCGTACCGTAAGCACCACCGTCAACGTGATCGAGCCGACCATCAGCATCACCTATGCCGGCAGCACCGCTACCTTCGAAAGCCTGCCCACCGGCACCGCTTCCGCCAAGATCTACTGGGGCGACGGCGGCGTGACTACGAAGAGCGGCATCACCACCACCACGATCACGGTCAACCACACCTACGCGACCAAGACCGCGAAAACCATCAAGATCTACTGCTACAGCAACACCGGCGTCCAGCTTGGCTACATGCAGGCGGTCGTCTATCCCTAG
- a CDS encoding cytochrome C has product MKRTKKTSSLLTVTAAVAGVTMGASIAMAAHPPIQLYTYEEVAQQMGFPKAPVMVDRVTKQGMPYSPKQTCFGDQNGVACHGNTAAGNSKLAKSYDDLSKHAYHAALGFNEWMDNSKGGLFVSTGTDDLVPKGTQTGLASNKPWVQSHGHNGKW; this is encoded by the coding sequence ATGAAGAGAACGAAAAAGACAAGTTCGCTTCTGACGGTTACAGCGGCGGTCGCCGGCGTCACCATGGGCGCGAGCATCGCCATGGCGGCGCACCCGCCGATCCAGCTGTACACCTACGAAGAAGTGGCCCAGCAGATGGGCTTCCCCAAAGCCCCGGTCATGGTCGACAGGGTGACCAAACAGGGTATGCCCTACTCCCCGAAGCAGACCTGCTTCGGCGACCAAAACGGCGTCGCCTGCCACGGCAACACCGCGGCCGGCAACTCCAAACTCGCCAAGAGCTACGACGATCTCTCCAAGCACGCCTACCATGCCGCGCTCGGCTTCAACGAGTGGATGGATAACTCCAAGGGTGGCCTGTTCGTCAGCACCGGCACGGACGATCTGGTACCCAAAGGTACCCAGACCGGTCTCGCCTCCAACAAGCCCTGGGTTCAGTCCCACGGGCACAACGGCAAGTGGTGA
- a CDS encoding cytochrome c3 family protein — protein sequence MRISAFCTITVLTGGVLLQLPYPAQAAMQDGILVTKHNLSAGGPGPIKAASEQQVCIFCHTPHHASQVTPLWSREESTTVYDLYSSSTRFAKPGQPTGSSRLCLSCHDGTIAVGALINQVTIPMAGGYTTIPQDRPTNLGGSQGKNLTNDHPISFQYSPELVAKNHQLRLPTLIPAKLKLDADKNLQCTTCHNPHNNPYGKFLVMDPAGSALCVGCHNQTGWEQGGHYLNAATSVNGCGNCHVAHNAKIAPRLMKETPEEQNCAPCHSGTGSGKNVFSLLGGLSAHKVNETFGVHDDAENPLSAARHVECEDCHNPHAANGAAAVAPYVNGRLSQVRGVAMTGEVKTATYEYEVCLKCHGDNNFSSTVITRQVATLNTRLEFSPGNPSFHPVMAQGRGDSVPSLRTDLGYSTSSVIYCSDCHGSDQSVKAGGSGPNGPHGSSFKYMLLQRYDTEFYPLSYSESNYALCYRCHNKDTLFTPTSPFYAPAKNLALHDVHVKQQGVGCFICHDPHGVSSGHGGTVQKNAHLINFVTNFGIVASYDSTALPKSCTSSCHSGNPRTYGPGSSAAKVLGTKRPALRSF from the coding sequence ATGCGTATTAGCGCCTTTTGCACCATCACAGTTTTGACCGGGGGCGTCCTGTTGCAGCTGCCCTATCCGGCCCAGGCGGCCATGCAGGACGGCATCCTGGTCACCAAGCACAACCTCTCCGCCGGCGGCCCCGGGCCGATCAAGGCCGCGTCCGAGCAGCAGGTCTGCATCTTCTGCCACACGCCGCATCACGCAAGCCAGGTCACCCCGCTTTGGAGCCGCGAGGAGTCGACAACCGTCTACGACCTGTACAGCTCTTCGACCCGCTTCGCGAAGCCCGGGCAGCCGACCGGATCCTCCCGGCTCTGCCTTTCCTGCCATGACGGCACCATCGCCGTCGGTGCCCTGATCAACCAGGTCACCATCCCCATGGCCGGCGGCTACACCACCATCCCGCAGGACCGCCCTACCAACCTGGGTGGCAGCCAGGGGAAGAACCTGACCAACGACCACCCGATCTCCTTCCAGTATTCCCCGGAACTGGTGGCCAAGAACCACCAGCTGCGTCTGCCGACACTGATTCCGGCAAAGCTCAAGCTGGACGCGGACAAGAACCTGCAGTGCACCACATGTCACAACCCGCACAACAACCCCTACGGCAAGTTCCTGGTGATGGACCCGGCCGGCTCCGCGCTGTGCGTCGGCTGCCACAACCAGACCGGGTGGGAGCAGGGGGGACACTACCTGAACGCCGCCACCTCCGTGAACGGGTGCGGCAACTGCCACGTGGCGCACAACGCCAAGATCGCCCCCAGGCTGATGAAGGAGACCCCCGAGGAGCAAAACTGCGCCCCGTGCCACTCCGGGACCGGCAGCGGCAAGAACGTCTTCTCTTTGCTGGGGGGACTCTCCGCCCACAAGGTGAACGAGACCTTCGGAGTACACGACGACGCGGAGAACCCTCTGAGCGCGGCACGGCACGTCGAGTGCGAGGACTGCCACAACCCCCACGCCGCCAACGGCGCCGCTGCCGTAGCCCCCTACGTGAACGGCAGGCTCTCCCAGGTGCGCGGGGTCGCCATGACCGGAGAGGTGAAGACGGCAACCTACGAGTACGAGGTCTGTCTTAAGTGCCACGGCGACAACAACTTCTCCAGCACCGTGATCACCCGGCAGGTGGCTACCTTGAACACCCGCCTGGAATTCTCCCCCGGCAACCCCTCGTTTCATCCGGTGATGGCCCAGGGACGGGGCGACAGCGTCCCCAGCCTGCGTACCGACCTCGGGTATTCCACCTCAAGCGTCATCTACTGCAGCGACTGCCACGGCAGCGACCAAAGCGTCAAGGCCGGCGGCAGCGGCCCCAACGGCCCGCACGGGTCATCGTTCAAGTACATGCTTTTGCAGCGCTACGACACGGAGTTCTACCCGTTGAGCTACAGCGAAAGCAATTACGCCCTGTGCTACCGCTGCCACAACAAGGACACCCTTTTCACCCCCACCTCTCCCTTCTACGCGCCGGCGAAGAACCTCGCCCTGCACGACGTGCACGTAAAACAGCAGGGGGTGGGGTGCTTCATCTGCCACGACCCCCACGGCGTCAGCAGCGGGCATGGCGGCACGGTGCAGAAAAACGCACACCTCATCAACTTCGTCACCAACTTCGGCATCGTCGCGAGCTACGACTCCACCGCACTCCCCAAGTCCTGCACCTCCAGCTGCCACTCCGGCAACCCCAGGACCTACGGCCCCGGTTCCTCCGCGGCCAAGGTGCTGGGAACGAAAAGACCCGCGCTGCGCTCCTTTTAG
- a CDS encoding 6-bladed beta-propeller: MRTAASNRKGRSRLYRRLLCVAAALLVTSCVKPGSDRGAERNWPSSPNPTRIVWTGAAANAEDLHIGTGLVSSLWRMVTGGGEETIVRPYGIHADCRKRVLVVDSQKRGVHLFDRELKRYFFISGGEESVFNLPIGVTEDENNMAYVTDAGAGKVYRFSLSDRRLVQFTDGLQRPTGIVFNPLNKLLYVTDTLAAQVVVFDRQGKEVRRIGRSGHGRGEFNLPTDIAVDIEGKLYVTDPLNARIQIFSKDGVFLDSFGEAGDTPGFFGKAKGIAVNSEGHIYVCDALYDRVQVFDSKGRLLITFGSTGSGKGEFWMPSGIAIDKDDNIYIADTFNKRFQLFGYVWLD; this comes from the coding sequence TTGAGAACAGCAGCTAGCAACAGGAAGGGGCGGTCCCGGCTGTATCGTCGTCTGTTGTGCGTGGCGGCGGCTTTGCTGGTTACCTCCTGCGTGAAGCCCGGCTCGGACCGGGGAGCCGAACGCAACTGGCCCTCCAGCCCCAACCCCACCCGCATCGTCTGGACCGGTGCCGCCGCCAACGCCGAGGACCTTCACATCGGCACCGGCCTGGTCTCCAGCCTGTGGCGCATGGTGACCGGGGGGGGAGAGGAAACCATCGTGCGTCCCTACGGCATCCATGCCGACTGCAGGAAACGGGTCCTCGTGGTCGACTCCCAAAAGCGCGGGGTGCACCTCTTCGACCGCGAGCTCAAGCGCTACTTCTTCATAAGTGGCGGCGAGGAAAGCGTCTTCAATCTGCCGATCGGGGTCACCGAAGACGAGAACAACATGGCGTACGTTACCGACGCGGGGGCCGGGAAGGTATACCGGTTCAGCCTGAGCGACCGGCGCCTGGTCCAGTTCACGGACGGGCTGCAACGACCCACCGGCATCGTCTTCAACCCCTTGAACAAGCTCCTGTACGTCACCGACACCCTGGCCGCCCAGGTCGTCGTCTTCGACCGCCAGGGCAAAGAGGTGCGACGGATCGGGCGCTCCGGGCACGGCAGGGGGGAGTTCAACCTCCCCACCGACATCGCCGTCGATATCGAAGGGAAACTGTACGTGACCGACCCCCTGAACGCACGGATCCAGATCTTTTCCAAGGACGGCGTCTTTTTGGACAGCTTCGGCGAGGCCGGCGACACCCCCGGCTTCTTCGGCAAGGCAAAGGGGATCGCGGTCAACAGCGAGGGGCACATCTACGTCTGCGATGCCCTCTACGACAGGGTGCAGGTGTTCGACTCCAAGGGGCGCCTGCTGATCACCTTCGGCAGCACCGGCAGCGGCAAGGGGGAATTCTGGATGCCGTCGGGGATCGCCATCGACAAGGACGACAACATCTACATCGCGGACACGTTCAACAAGCGTTTCCAGCTGTTCGGCTACGTCTGGCTGGACTAA
- a CDS encoding cytochrome c3 family protein, which translates to MFQGSVRRLLVAILLFLGGCDPVARHQFLVTFFDDVPVLPPLEQYCSDAEERQVQAAKARAAGREVQQAAAPTNSSHPPYAEKRCNDCHQAEKTSVSGLIKPKSELCFMCHPKILKHAFAHGPAAEGECLGCHLPHEANYPSLLVREPSKLCEKCHSEKRLAAAMHDKIKSASVVCIDCHDPHSGTSRYFLK; encoded by the coding sequence ATGTTTCAAGGTTCCGTGCGCAGGCTTTTAGTGGCCATACTGCTGTTTCTGGGGGGGTGTGACCCGGTGGCGCGCCACCAGTTCCTGGTGACCTTTTTCGACGACGTCCCGGTCCTGCCGCCGCTGGAGCAATACTGCAGCGATGCGGAGGAAAGGCAGGTGCAAGCGGCTAAGGCACGGGCCGCGGGCAGGGAGGTGCAGCAGGCGGCGGCGCCCACCAACAGCTCCCATCCCCCTTATGCCGAAAAGCGCTGCAACGACTGCCACCAGGCGGAGAAAACCTCGGTTTCCGGGCTTATAAAGCCCAAGTCGGAGCTTTGCTTCATGTGCCACCCCAAGATACTCAAACATGCTTTCGCCCATGGTCCGGCCGCGGAAGGGGAGTGTCTTGGCTGCCATCTGCCGCACGAGGCGAACTACCCGTCCTTGCTGGTCCGGGAACCGTCGAAACTATGCGAGAAATGCCACAGCGAAAAGCGCCTCGCCGCCGCCATGCATGACAAGATCAAGTCGGCGTCCGTCGTCTGTATCGACTGTCATGATCCGCATTCCGGTACAAGCAGGTATTTCCTGAAATGA